One genomic window of Actinoalloteichus hoggarensis includes the following:
- a CDS encoding FecCD family ABC transporter permease, with protein MTPPPTDTASAVRARPTRIERRTVLRLGSAVALPVRPRSLVVALLLVLATLVASVATLSLGRLGVPLSDLFAAFTGAIDPRTAFALERLRGPRLVVAIGTGIALGLAGALFQSVARNPLGSPDVIGVGAGAGAGVAFFALLVPGLLPVSIGAVVGGAAAVLLVYVSTGTGFREPGRLIIAGVAVAAMATAFTHYVVFVVARDRASMVAAYVNGSLAARSWEHAATIGVALVLTIPFVLVLANRVAVTEMGDELANGFGARPQSTRVWAVVLSVALSAAAVSVAGPVAFIALTAPNIARRLSRTPGPNLALAGLTGALLLVLADLGAQHSPLGDGLPVGIYTMGIGGLYLGLLLIREWRKGTL; from the coding sequence TCGAACGCAGGACGGTACTGCGGCTCGGCTCGGCGGTGGCGTTGCCGGTACGGCCGAGATCGCTGGTCGTGGCGCTGCTGCTCGTGCTCGCGACGCTCGTCGCCTCGGTGGCGACGCTGTCACTGGGACGGCTCGGTGTCCCGCTGTCCGACCTCTTCGCCGCGTTCACCGGTGCGATCGACCCGCGGACCGCGTTCGCACTCGAGCGGCTGCGCGGCCCCCGGCTGGTCGTGGCGATCGGCACCGGGATCGCCCTCGGGCTGGCGGGCGCGCTGTTCCAGTCCGTCGCCCGCAACCCACTGGGCAGCCCGGACGTGATCGGGGTCGGCGCGGGGGCGGGCGCGGGCGTGGCGTTCTTCGCCCTGCTGGTTCCCGGCCTGCTGCCCGTGTCGATCGGCGCGGTCGTGGGAGGCGCGGCGGCGGTGCTGCTGGTGTACGTGTCGACGGGCACGGGATTCCGCGAGCCCGGCAGACTGATCATCGCCGGGGTCGCGGTGGCCGCGATGGCGACCGCCTTCACTCACTACGTCGTTTTCGTGGTGGCCCGCGATCGAGCGTCGATGGTGGCGGCCTACGTCAACGGGAGCCTGGCGGCGCGGTCGTGGGAGCACGCCGCGACGATCGGCGTCGCCCTCGTGCTGACGATCCCGTTCGTCCTCGTCCTGGCGAATCGGGTCGCGGTGACCGAGATGGGCGACGAGCTGGCGAACGGCTTCGGCGCCCGACCACAGTCGACGAGGGTGTGGGCGGTGGTGCTCTCCGTGGCCTTGTCCGCGGCGGCGGTCAGCGTCGCGGGACCCGTCGCGTTCATCGCGCTCACCGCACCCAACATCGCCAGGCGGCTCTCGCGGACACCGGGCCCCAATCTGGCCCTGGCCGGCTTGACCGGCGCGCTGCTGCTCGTGCTGGCCGATCTGGGCGCGCAGCACTCGCCGCTGGGCGACGGCCTGCCGGTGGGCATCTACACCATGGGGATCGGCGGGCTGTACCTGGGTCTGCTGCTGATCCGCGAATGGAGGAAGGGCACGCTATGA
- a CDS encoding DUF5313 family protein, protein MSRPNPIQWLWYALGGRLPERLRPWVLHDVTCKTWVWRHAARGTVLLGPVTILCLLIPAPLEIRLCMGGLASIVGYYFYFSYVEESCELRASKHGYAYGIARSTREAAHAEANAAARARYLAIYRPTAPAAAPTRHETAPDRLTQD, encoded by the coding sequence ATGAGTCGACCTAACCCGATCCAGTGGCTCTGGTACGCCCTCGGTGGACGACTGCCCGAGCGCCTCCGGCCGTGGGTGCTGCACGACGTCACCTGCAAGACCTGGGTGTGGCGGCATGCCGCTCGTGGAACCGTGCTGCTGGGTCCGGTCACGATCCTGTGCCTGCTCATACCCGCCCCCCTGGAGATCCGGCTCTGCATGGGCGGCCTGGCCTCCATCGTCGGCTACTACTTCTACTTCTCCTACGTGGAGGAGAGCTGCGAACTGCGCGCATCCAAACACGGCTACGCCTATGGGATCGCCCGCAGCACCCGAGAGGCGGCCCATGCGGAGGCCAATGCCGCGGCACGAGCCCGGTACCTGGCCATCTACCGGCCGACGGCGCCCGCCGCCGCGCCGACTCGGCACGAGACCGCCCCGGACCGGCTGACTCAGGACTGA
- a CDS encoding L-threonylcarbamoyladenylate synthase: MAKYFDVHPANPQRRTIGQVVDIVRSDGLIAYPTDSCFALGVQLGNRDGLDRIRSIRRLDDRHHFTLVCRDFAQLGQFVHVGNAVFRAVKASTPGGYTFILPATKEVPRRLLHPKKKTVGVRIPDHVVTQALLSELGEPLLSSTLLLPDHEEPLTQGWEIKEELDHVVDAVIDSGDCGTEPTTVIDFSDDEPVIVRRGAGDPSRFE; encoded by the coding sequence ATGGCGAAGTACTTCGACGTGCACCCGGCGAACCCGCAACGGCGCACCATCGGCCAGGTGGTCGACATCGTGCGCTCCGACGGCCTGATCGCCTATCCCACCGACTCCTGCTTCGCGCTCGGCGTCCAGCTCGGCAACCGCGACGGCCTCGATCGCATCAGGTCGATCCGGCGGCTCGACGACCGGCATCACTTCACGCTGGTGTGTCGGGATTTCGCGCAGCTCGGACAGTTCGTCCACGTCGGCAACGCCGTCTTCCGCGCGGTCAAGGCCTCGACTCCCGGCGGCTACACCTTCATCCTGCCCGCCACCAAGGAGGTCCCGCGCAGACTGCTGCATCCCAAGAAGAAGACCGTCGGCGTGCGGATTCCCGACCACGTCGTGACCCAGGCGTTGCTGAGCGAACTCGGCGAGCCGCTGCTGTCCAGCACGCTGCTGCTGCCCGATCATGAGGAGCCGCTGACCCAGGGCTGGGAGATCAAGGAGGAGCTCGATCACGTCGTCGACGCGGTCATCGACTCCGGCGACTGCGGCACGGAGCCGACCACCGTGATCGACTTCTCCGACGACGAGCCCGTGATCGTCCGGCGCGGCGCGGGGGACCCGAGTCGGTTCGAGTAA
- a CDS encoding MarR family winged helix-turn-helix transcriptional regulator has product MKEIDLGDDPLALDRQVCFALSVASRAVIGVYRPLLEPLGLTHPQYLVMLALWDRSPRSVRDLGRTLHAEPATLSPMLKRLEAVGYLSRQRNRADERELLVQLTDAGTRLREEAEKIPYRVVDILGADVAELQQLHTALNWIIAAASPAEPPAESD; this is encoded by the coding sequence ATGAAGGAGATCGATCTCGGGGACGACCCCCTCGCGTTGGACCGGCAGGTCTGCTTCGCGCTGTCGGTCGCCTCACGGGCGGTGATCGGTGTCTACCGACCGCTGTTGGAGCCGCTGGGGCTCACCCATCCGCAGTACCTCGTCATGCTGGCGTTGTGGGATCGGTCGCCGCGTTCGGTGCGTGACCTCGGCCGGACCCTGCACGCCGAGCCCGCGACCCTGTCGCCGATGTTGAAGCGGCTGGAGGCCGTCGGCTATCTCTCCCGACAGCGCAATCGAGCCGACGAACGTGAGCTGCTGGTGCAGTTGACCGACGCGGGCACCCGGCTGCGCGAGGAGGCGGAGAAGATCCCCTACCGGGTCGTCGACATCCTGGGGGCCGACGTCGCCGAGCTCCAGCAGCTCCACACCGCGCTGAACTGGATCATCGCCGCCGCCTCACCCGCCGAGCCGCCCGCCGAGTCGGACTGA
- a CDS encoding NEW3 domain-containing protein, whose product MTAVHRRLRLPRRAAADPVSQAPSAVDSRATRRSPKAGLRRILTAGLLVITMSAAPAGAAARPAAPAPAAQSDGVGRTTWAVEPSDGEAPDGRVSFRHEVEPGAEAADHVVITNFSPHPATFEVHAGDGVVTSDGRFDLLAEDADSGAAGAEEGDPAATGPASWISLDGSAPGESVTVEIDADSSATVPFVIAPPADATPGDHPAGITATLRTDGDVMAFTTRVGARIHLRVAGEVVPGLAVHDVQVAYTPSWNPFAPGSTRLDYTIRNEGNVRIGAEQAVTVRGPFGWGALDGDAEAIREILPGQSVRSSVVVDGTWPLGRLTSDIEATPLVVGEDVVDADLTAASASSTVWGLPFAQLLLLLVLAGVVLWWRTARRRGHARTEARVEARVAEALAASHAGEPSGKTDGSASPEAGGPTAS is encoded by the coding sequence ATGACCGCCGTGCACCGCAGACTCCGCCTGCCCCGCCGTGCCGCCGCCGATCCGGTGTCGCAGGCACCGTCGGCCGTCGACAGTCGAGCCACGCGACGCTCGCCGAAGGCGGGCCTGCGGCGCATCCTGACCGCCGGCCTGCTCGTCATCACGATGTCGGCGGCGCCCGCCGGCGCCGCGGCCCGGCCGGCCGCTCCCGCGCCCGCCGCTCAGTCCGACGGTGTGGGAAGGACGACCTGGGCGGTCGAACCCTCCGACGGCGAGGCTCCCGACGGCCGGGTCTCCTTCCGGCACGAGGTCGAGCCCGGTGCTGAGGCCGCCGACCACGTCGTGATCACCAACTTCAGCCCGCACCCGGCGACGTTCGAGGTGCACGCGGGCGACGGCGTCGTGACCTCCGACGGCCGATTCGACCTGCTCGCGGAGGACGCCGACAGCGGGGCGGCAGGTGCGGAGGAGGGTGACCCGGCGGCGACCGGCCCCGCCTCCTGGATCTCACTGGACGGCAGCGCCCCCGGCGAATCGGTGACGGTGGAGATCGACGCGGACTCCTCGGCGACCGTCCCGTTCGTCATCGCCCCGCCCGCCGACGCGACGCCGGGGGACCACCCGGCGGGCATCACCGCCACACTGCGCACCGACGGCGACGTGATGGCCTTCACGACCAGGGTCGGGGCCCGGATACATCTGCGTGTCGCGGGCGAGGTGGTGCCCGGTCTCGCCGTTCACGACGTCCAGGTCGCCTACACGCCGTCCTGGAACCCGTTCGCGCCGGGCAGCACGCGCCTGGACTACACGATCCGTAACGAGGGCAACGTCCGAATCGGAGCCGAGCAGGCCGTCACGGTCCGCGGTCCCTTCGGCTGGGGCGCCCTCGACGGCGACGCCGAGGCGATCCGGGAGATCCTGCCCGGTCAGTCGGTGCGGAGCAGCGTCGTCGTCGACGGAACATGGCCGCTGGGCAGGCTGACCTCGGACATCGAGGCCACTCCGCTCGTGGTCGGCGAGGACGTCGTCGACGCCGACCTCACGGCGGCGTCCGCTTCGAGCACCGTCTGGGGGCTGCCCTTCGCGCAACTGCTGCTCCTACTCGTCCTGGCAGGCGTCGTGCTCTGGTGGCGGACGGCCCGGCGACGCGGCCACGCCAGGACCGAGGCTCGCGTGGAGGCGCGGGTGGCCGAGGCGCTGGCGGCCTCTCACGCGGGGGAGCCGAGCGGGAAGACGGACGGATCGGCCTCACCTGAAGCCGGTGGTCCCACGGCGTCGTGA
- a CDS encoding ABC transporter ATP-binding protein has product MTSLHGDRIRQTPVDALDTAAIGHDEDVWSLRAEGVTLAYGGEAPVVRRLSLDVPRAGLTVVVGPNGCGKSTVLKALGRIVTPAEGDVILHGRSLRRYRGKAVARRLALLPQTPIAPERITVRDLVGRSRYPHHSLLRQWSDADDAAVAGALESTGLTDSADRQVGELSGGQRQRAWFAMVLAQETDIVLLDEPTTFLDISHQYELLELCARLHLAGRTIVAVLHDLNQAARYATHLVVMAAGRIVAQGAPSQILTAELVTEVFGLACDVIVDPHAGTPLIIPLPTARDRSQA; this is encoded by the coding sequence ATGACCAGCCTGCACGGCGACCGCATCCGGCAGACGCCGGTGGACGCGCTCGACACCGCCGCGATCGGACACGACGAGGACGTCTGGTCGTTGCGTGCCGAAGGCGTCACGCTGGCCTACGGCGGCGAGGCTCCCGTGGTGCGGCGGCTGAGTCTGGACGTCCCGCGCGCCGGACTGACCGTGGTGGTCGGGCCGAACGGCTGCGGCAAGTCCACCGTGCTCAAGGCCCTCGGCCGGATCGTCACGCCCGCAGAGGGCGACGTCATCCTGCACGGCAGAAGCCTGCGTCGCTATCGCGGCAAGGCCGTCGCCCGCAGATTGGCGCTGCTGCCGCAGACGCCGATCGCGCCGGAACGGATCACGGTCCGCGATCTCGTGGGACGCAGCCGCTATCCGCATCACTCGCTGCTGCGCCAGTGGAGCGACGCCGACGACGCGGCGGTGGCCGGAGCGTTGGAGAGCACCGGCCTCACCGACAGCGCGGACCGTCAGGTGGGCGAACTGTCCGGCGGGCAGCGCCAACGCGCCTGGTTCGCGATGGTACTCGCGCAGGAGACCGACATCGTCCTGCTCGACGAGCCGACGACCTTCCTCGACATCTCCCACCAGTACGAGCTGCTGGAGCTGTGCGCCCGGCTGCACCTGGCCGGGCGCACCATCGTCGCGGTGCTGCACGACCTGAACCAGGCGGCGCGCTACGCCACCCATCTCGTCGTGATGGCCGCGGGCCGGATCGTGGCGCAGGGGGCGCCGTCCCAGATCCTGACGGCCGAGCTCGTCACCGAGGTCTTCGGGCTGGCCTGTGACGTCATCGTGGACCCGCATGCCGGGACCCCGCTGATCATTCCGCTGCCCACGGCGCGAGACCGATCGCAGGCGTAG